One stretch of Arachis duranensis cultivar V14167 chromosome 1, aradu.V14167.gnm2.J7QH, whole genome shotgun sequence DNA includes these proteins:
- the LOC107485982 gene encoding 40S ribosomal protein S30 yields the protein MGKVHGSLARAGKVRGQTPKVAKQDKKKKPRGRAHKRMQYNRRFVTAVVGFGKKRGPNSSEK from the exons ATGG GTAAGGTTCACGGATCCCTAGCTCGTGCCGGAAAAGTCAGAGGTCAAACCCCAAAAGTTGCGAAACaagacaagaagaagaagccacGTGGACGAGCACACAAGCGCATGCAATACAATCGCCGATTCGTCACCGCCG TGGTGGGATTCGGAAAGAAGCGAGGACCAAACTCATCTGAGAAGTAA